Below is a genomic region from Persicimonas caeni.
TGGCTGGGCGACTATATGACCGGCCAATACGCCGACTATTTCCGGTTTCCGGGCTTCGAGTTTCGGGTCGACTTCAAGCTCGTGGTGCTGGGCGTGGCCGTCGCGCTGGTGGTGGGCGTGGGCGGGGCGTTCGGCACGCTGTACCGGGTGATGCGGCTGCCGCCGGCCGAGGCGATGCGCCCGCCGGCGCCGGAGGTCTACCGGGCGACGCTGCTCGAGCGGCTGGGGCTGTCGCGGTGGCTGTCGGCGTCGACGCGCATGATCGTGCGCGACCTGGAGCGCCACCCGTTTCGGTTTTTGGTGTCGTGGTTCGGCCTGGCCGTGGCGGTCTCGTTGCTCGTCTTCGGGCGCTTTGGCTGGGACGGCCTCGAGCGAATCATCGAGCTGCAGTTCACCCTCGGGCAGCGCGAGGATATCGCCGTGTCGTTCACCTCGCCGCTGTCGGAGCGCGCCGAGCGCTCGCTCGAGAGCCTGCCCGGCGTGCTCGAGGTGGAGGCGCATCGGCAGGTGCCGGTGCGTTGGGTCGCCGGGCATCGCTACCGCGACAGCGTGCTCGTGGGCTACCCGGAGTACAACGAGCTTCGCCGGCCGATCGCCGAGGGGGCGACGATCATCCGGCCGCCCGAGCAGGGCGTGCTCATCAGCCGGCAGCTCGGCGAGATCCTGGGCGTGGAGGCGGGCGACACGGTGGTCGTCGAGGTGCGCGAGGGCGACCGCGAGCGCTTCGAGGTGAAAGTGATGGGCCTGGCCGACGACACCTTCGGGCTGTTCGGCTACATGCAGCGCGAGGCGCTCGACGCCAAATTGCAGGACGCCGGCGCGATCACGAGCGCGTATCTGCGCGTCGACCCGCGCTATATGGACGAGGTGTTCCGGCGCCTCGAGGATATGCCCGCGGTCGAGTCGGCCCAGCGAAGCAGCCGGATTTTGGAGACCTTTCGCGAGCAGATCGACGAGTCGGTCTCCTTCCAGACGCTCGTCATCGTGATCATCGCGTCGGTGATCGTCATCGGGGTCGTCTACAACAACACGCGCGTGGCGCTGTCGATGCGCGGCCGCGAGCTCGCCAGCCTGCGGGTGCTGGGCTTCACTCGGCGCGAAGTCGCTTACATTTTGCTCGCCGAGCAGGCCATCCAGGTGGTCTTGGCGCTGCCGGTGGGGTTCGTGCTCGGCGCGTGGTTCGCCGAGCTTTTGGTGGCGACGATGGACCAGGAGAATTTTCGGTTCCCGATGTACATCTCGCCGCGGACATTCGCGTTTACGACGGTGGTCACCCTCGTCTCGGCGCTGTTCAGCGGCTACCTGGTGCGTCGCAAGCTCGATCGAATGGACTTGACCGAAGTGCTCAAAGAGCGGGAGTGAGACGATGTCCCTGGGCATGAACGTGTGGGCCAAACGCATCTTGTGGGGGCTTGTGGGGCTGGTCGTGCTCGGCGCGATCGTGTGGGCGTTTTTGCCCGGCGCGGTGCTCGTCGACGTGGGGCGAGTCGACCGCGACGTACTGCAGGTGACCGTGAGCGAGGACGGGCAGACGCGTGTGATCGACCGGTACACGGTCACCGCGCCGTTGACCGGTCAGTTGGAGCGCATCGAGCTCGACGAGGGCGACGCGGTCCGACGCGAACAGACGCTCGCGCGGATTGCCCCGGTCGCCCCGCCTCTGTTGGACGTGCGCACTCGCGCGGAGGCCGAGGCGAGGGTGGCGGCCGCGGAGGCGGCGGTGAGCCAGGCGCAGGCGGCGGCTGCGCGGGCTCGGGACGCCTACGAGTTT
It encodes:
- a CDS encoding ABC transporter permease produces the protein MKALNRKLLRDLSRLQGQIVTVALVVAAGLSSLVGIYSTLNSIEASKDAYYERNRFADVFVHAKKAPEALEPRLVDIPGVQTLETRVTEAALIPLEGMVEPARGQVVSLPAGSEPALNSLHLTMGRMLRAEALDEVIVLDAFVEAHELRPGDTLPVVMGGRQRDLRIVGLAMSPEFVFFSGSGEIVADPERNAALWLNREAVEAAYGLDGSFNDVVVGLQPGASAQQVITELDRLLEPYGGLGAVPRKRQASHAVVTQEISQLRSLGAALPLAFLAVAAFLLNVVLSRLVQLQRGEIATLKAVGYGDRQIAAHFFGFVLVIVAIGAVLGLIFGAWLGDYMTGQYADYFRFPGFEFRVDFKLVVLGVAVALVVGVGGAFGTLYRVMRLPPAEAMRPPAPEVYRATLLERLGLSRWLSASTRMIVRDLERHPFRFLVSWFGLAVAVSLLVFGRFGWDGLERIIELQFTLGQREDIAVSFTSPLSERAERSLESLPGVLEVEAHRQVPVRWVAGHRYRDSVLVGYPEYNELRRPIAEGATIIRPPEQGVLISRQLGEILGVEAGDTVVVEVREGDRERFEVKVMGLADDTFGLFGYMQREALDAKLQDAGAITSAYLRVDPRYMDEVFRRLEDMPAVESAQRSSRILETFREQIDESVSFQTLVIVIIASVIVIGVVYNNTRVALSMRGRELASLRVLGFTRREVAYILLAEQAIQVVLALPVGFVLGAWFAELLVATMDQENFRFPMYISPRTFAFTTVVTLVSALFSGYLVRRKLDRMDLTEVLKERE